From a single Mycolicibacterium moriokaense genomic region:
- a CDS encoding CaiB/BaiF CoA transferase family protein, with protein MTNSGPLAGVKVIELGGIGPGPHAGMVLADLGADVVRVRRPGGLAMPPEHLDLMHRGKRTVDLDVKKEPQTLLDLAAKADVLLDCFRPGTCERLGIGPDDCAAVNPRLIFARITGWGQDGPLAMTAGHDINYLSQTGALSAIGFRDRPPVAPLNLVADFGGGSMLVLLGIVTALYERERSGRGQVIDAAMVDGVSTLAQMMWTMKANGAVKDQRESWLLDGGAPYYRTYETSDGKYMAVGAIEPQFFAQLLEGLGLSPDEVPSQSDTGAYDRMRAIFTDRFKSRTRDEWSAVFAGTDACVTPVLTWTEAADNEHLLARSTVISPHGVEQAAPAPRFSRTPAGPVGTPPKETTPISEINW; from the coding sequence GTGACGAATTCGGGACCCCTCGCCGGGGTGAAGGTCATCGAACTCGGCGGCATCGGTCCGGGGCCGCACGCCGGGATGGTGCTCGCCGACCTGGGCGCAGACGTCGTTCGGGTGCGGCGGCCCGGTGGCCTCGCGATGCCGCCTGAGCACCTGGATCTGATGCACCGCGGGAAGCGCACCGTCGACCTCGATGTCAAGAAGGAGCCGCAGACCCTGCTCGACCTCGCTGCCAAGGCGGACGTGCTGCTCGACTGCTTTCGTCCGGGTACGTGCGAACGCCTCGGCATCGGGCCGGACGACTGTGCCGCCGTCAACCCGCGGCTGATCTTCGCGCGGATCACCGGGTGGGGACAGGACGGCCCGCTGGCGATGACCGCAGGCCACGACATCAACTACCTGTCCCAGACGGGGGCGTTGTCGGCCATCGGTTTTCGTGACCGGCCGCCCGTCGCGCCGCTCAACCTCGTGGCCGACTTCGGCGGTGGGTCCATGCTCGTGCTGCTCGGCATCGTCACCGCGCTCTACGAACGCGAGCGGTCGGGCAGGGGCCAGGTGATCGACGCCGCCATGGTCGACGGCGTCAGCACCCTGGCGCAGATGATGTGGACGATGAAGGCGAACGGTGCGGTGAAAGACCAACGCGAGTCGTGGCTGCTCGACGGCGGCGCCCCGTACTACCGGACGTACGAAACGTCCGACGGTAAGTACATGGCGGTGGGCGCCATCGAACCGCAGTTCTTCGCGCAACTCCTCGAGGGCCTCGGGCTGTCACCCGATGAGGTGCCCAGCCAGTCGGACACCGGCGCGTACGACCGGATGCGTGCGATCTTCACCGACCGGTTCAAGAGTCGGACGCGCGACGAGTGGAGCGCCGTCTTCGCCGGCACGGATGCCTGCGTCACCCCGGTGCTGACCTGGACCGAGGCCGCGGACAACGAGCATCTGCTGGCGCGTTCGACGGTGATCTCACCCCACGGTGTCGAGCAGGCTGCTCCGGCGCCACGGTTCTCCCGCACCCCGGCGGGACCGGTCGGAACGCCACCCAAAGAGACCACCCCGATCTCCGAAATCAACTGGTGA
- a CDS encoding SRPBCC family protein has translation MTVRASREVVFDASPEAIMDALADIEAVPSWSPLHKHTEVVDRHPDGRPHHVKATFRIMGITDKELLEYHWGDDWMVWDATATGQQRGQHAEYNLVREGEGKTRVRFDIILDLATPVPRFLVRRGKQMVLDIATEALRERVMAGSTA, from the coding sequence ATGACTGTCCGAGCATCCAGAGAGGTGGTCTTCGACGCCTCGCCTGAGGCGATCATGGACGCGCTCGCCGACATCGAAGCCGTGCCCTCGTGGTCGCCGTTGCACAAGCACACCGAAGTCGTCGACCGTCATCCCGACGGTCGGCCACACCACGTCAAGGCGACGTTCCGGATCATGGGGATCACCGACAAGGAGCTCCTCGAGTACCACTGGGGTGACGACTGGATGGTCTGGGATGCGACCGCAACCGGTCAGCAGCGGGGTCAGCATGCCGAGTACAACCTCGTCCGCGAGGGCGAGGGGAAGACGCGGGTGCGGTTCGACATCATCCTCGATCTGGCGACTCCGGTGCCCCGGTTCCTGGTCCGGCGGGGGAAGCAGATGGTGCTCGACATCGCGACTGAGGCGCTGCGTGAACGCGTGATGGCAGGCAGTACCGCATAA
- a CDS encoding TIGR03564 family F420-dependent LLM class oxidoreductase: MPTGVVLAPDPQAENLVDAAIAEAKRAFAAGVRQIWLGQRLDADSLALSALIGAAVPGLGVGTYAVPINPRHPLIIASLAQTAQAAAHGNFSLGLALGGHELERQAFGISAANTLQRLREHLVVLRSVLDSGAVEHHGDEITAAPNLPVHVPGGTPIPIYVAAMGPKALRVAGELADGTLPNLAGPRTIAEFIKPTIDKAAADSGRPTPRIIAAVPVLVSGDIGAAREVAAERLSFYASILSYQKVIAREGLESVVDLAAIGSAEQVTERLHAYLAAGATDVVVNPLRTEEADLEALWAVARSIDAT, translated from the coding sequence ATGCCTACCGGAGTCGTCCTCGCCCCCGATCCACAAGCCGAGAACCTCGTCGACGCCGCCATCGCGGAGGCCAAACGTGCCTTCGCGGCCGGTGTCAGACAGATCTGGTTGGGGCAACGGCTCGACGCCGACTCGCTGGCGCTGTCCGCGCTGATCGGCGCCGCGGTGCCGGGTCTCGGCGTCGGGACCTATGCGGTACCGATCAACCCGCGCCATCCGCTGATCATCGCGTCGTTGGCGCAGACCGCGCAGGCCGCGGCGCACGGCAACTTCAGCCTCGGGCTCGCGCTCGGTGGGCATGAGCTGGAACGCCAGGCGTTCGGCATCTCGGCGGCCAATACGCTGCAGCGGCTACGAGAGCATCTGGTGGTGCTGCGCTCGGTGCTGGACAGCGGTGCCGTGGAGCATCACGGCGACGAGATCACTGCCGCGCCCAACCTGCCCGTGCACGTTCCAGGTGGCACGCCGATTCCGATCTACGTCGCCGCGATGGGACCGAAGGCGCTGCGGGTCGCGGGTGAACTCGCCGACGGCACACTGCCTAACCTGGCCGGCCCGCGAACGATCGCCGAGTTCATCAAGCCGACGATCGACAAGGCCGCCGCGGACTCCGGCAGGCCCACGCCACGGATCATCGCCGCCGTGCCGGTGCTCGTATCCGGCGACATCGGTGCCGCGCGAGAAGTGGCGGCGGAGCGGTTGAGCTTCTACGCGTCGATCCTGTCGTATCAGAAGGTGATCGCCAGGGAAGGTCTCGAGTCCGTGGTCGACCTCGCGGCTATCGGGTCGGCGGAGCAGGTCACCGAACGGTTGCACGCGTATCTGGCGGCGGGCGCCACCGACGTGGTGGTGAACCCGCTGCGGACGGAAGAGGCTGACCTCGAAGCGCTTTGGGCCGTCGCCCGCAGCATCGACGCAACATAG